A genomic segment from Brienomyrus brachyistius isolate T26 chromosome 9, BBRACH_0.4, whole genome shotgun sequence encodes:
- the LOC125748777 gene encoding dynein axonemal heavy chain 11 isoform X2, translating into MPETDLASLYIKTGSKNIPTVLLLTDTQIPDEHFLVPVSDLLASGQLPDLFSDEELGQILAAVKSEVRGLGLLDSRENCWSFFIDRVHRQLKVVLCFSPVGSRLRVRARRFPTLFSCTTIDWFHEWPPAALQSVSRRFLQEMDGIEPHIQESISRFMAYAHTSVNQASEKYRRNEKRYNYTTPKSFLQQITLYRNLLGKKREELACQMERVVNGLQKLQTTASQVDNLKAKLSSQEVELNLKNRDAEALIGKIGCQTEIASSKRQIVDEEERKVTAMQAEVSLKRKDCEADLAKAEPSLEAATAALDTLNKVNLTELKSFPNPPAAVSNVVGAVMVLLAPPGRVPRDRSWKAARVFMGKADDFLQALMGYDKEHIPEACLKVVKEEYLSKPEFHPDLVRTKSFAAAGLCAWTINIVRYYEVYCEVAPKRQALSQANSELDVATGKLTTIRKKLLDLDANLRSLTARFEKASAEKLHCQEEVRRSSRAIELANRLVQGLQSENARWTKAVEQFEAQQKTLCGDVLLSSAFVSYLGYFTRPYRQELLQNSWIPFLTSLKDPIPLTDGLDPILILMDDATMAAWSSEGLPSDRMSLENAAILANCERWPLMIDPQQQGIKWVRNWSGPDLRVVQLGQKGYLDTIEQALATGAKVLIENLGEMIDPILDPLLARNTIKKGRYIRFAGKECEYNRGFRLLLHTKLAAPHYSPELQAHVTLVNLTVTQAGLEDQLLRKVVAQERPDLEMQKWAVTMQQNHFKIQLKQLEDELLTRISAAEGSFLDDTALVEKLEDTKQTVTKIEHKVAEAKENETEINATRELYRPAAERASLLFFIIKSLHCINPMYQFSLKTFNGVFLKAIEQAERAEEVAERVVNLTEAITYSVFLYTSRGLFERDKLTFLSHMTFQILLKSGSIDAQMLDFLLSFPVESSSTSPVNFLSPQAWGSIKTIASLDEFRGLDRDVEGSAKPWRKLVDSEWPEKERFPHDWKTKTRVQKLIILRALRPDRMTYALRNFVEESLGSRYVNAPLTEFEKSFEETSPACPVLFILSPGVNPLKDVETLGQKMGYTIDHGRLHSLSLGQGQEEIAGRILESASRDGHWVILQNIHLVPHWLSTLEELLEKTGEGSHPDYRVFISAEPAGTPEEHIIPQGILENAIKITNEPPSGLQANLHAALCSFSQETLEMCSREREFSGILFSLCFFHACVTERRKFGPLGWNHAYPFSTGDLTISANVLCNCLEVNSKVPWEDLHYLFGEIMYGGHITDDWDRRLCHTYLQEYMQPSMFEGELSLCPGFLAPPNLDYSDYHNYVDKHLPAENPTLYSLHWNAETEFLTSTSNALFRTLKELQPGDRALGDTAGQSEDDKVKSILDDILEKLPEEFNMLEIMAKSTEESPYVSVCLQECEQMNLLIGEISRSLRELDMGLKGQLTVSPKMEALQLPLCCNNVPESWTKLAYPSTSTLAQWFKDLLSRCQELDIWTQDLTLPPVVWLSGFFNPQSFLTAVMQSIARKNAWPLETVRLTVDVTKKFKDDYGHPPREGAYIHGLYMEGARWDMQNAMVTDALPKELAPQMPVLYLRAALCDQPDSGNTYECPLYKTKLRGPTYVWTFPLRTRDPSSKWILAGAALLLSV; encoded by the exons gTCAGCTTCCCGACCTGTTCAGTGATGAGGAGCTGGGTCAGATCTTGGCAGCAGTTAAGAGTGAGGTTCGGGGACTGGGTCTGCTGGACTCCAGGGAGAACTGCTGGAGCTTCTTCATTGACCGGGTCCATCGTCAGCTCAAG GTGGTGCTGTGTTTTTCCCCAGTGGGCAGCAGACTCAGAGTCCGGGCCCGGCGTTTCCCCACCCTTTTCAGCTGCACGACTATCGACTGGTTCCACGAGTGGCCCCCCGCAGCCCTACAGTCCGTCAGCCGAAGGTTTCTGCAGGAGATGGACGGAATTGAG CCACACATCCAGGAATCCATCAGTCGTTTCATGGCCTACGCTCACACCAGCGTCAACCAGGCGAGTGAAAAATACCGCCGCAATGAGAAGAGGTACAATTACACCACCCCCAAGAGCTTTCTTCAGCAAATCACACTGTACCGGAACCTTCTGGGCAAGAAGAGAGAAGAGCTTGCATGTCAGATGGAGAGAGTAGTCAACGGTTTGCAGAAGCTGCAGACCACTGCCTCGCAG GTGGACAATCTCAAGGCCAAACTGAGCTCACAGGAAGTAGAGCTGAACTTGAAGAATCGAGATGCAGAAGCTCTAATCGGAAAGATTGGCTGCCAGACAGAGATTGCGAGCAGCAAAAGGCAGATTGTGGATGAAGAAGAACGGAAG GTCACAGCCATGCAAGCAGAGGTGTCACTAAAACGAAAGGACTGTGAAGCAGATCTGGCCAAGGCTGAACCTTCCTTAGAGGCCGCCACAGCTGCCCTGGACACCCTGAACAAG GTAAACCTGACAGAGCTGAAGTCGTTTCCCAACCCACCAGCGGCTGTGAGCAATGTGGTGGGTGCCGTTATGGTGCTGCTGGCCCCCCCCGGCCGCGTGCCCAGAGACCGCAGCTGGAAGGCGGCCCGCGTCTTCATGGGAAAG GCAGATGACTTCCTGCAGGCTTTGATGGGTTATGACAAAGAGCACATTCCAGAAGCGTGCCTGAAGGTGGTCAAAGAGGAGTACCTGAGCAAGCCCGAGTTTCACCCGGACCTGGTCCGCACCAAGTCCTTCGCGGCCGCTGGACTCTGTGCCTGGACCATTAACATTGTTCGCTACTATGAG GTATACTGTGAAGTTGCACCGAAGAGGCAGGCCTTATCCCAGGCCAACAGCGAGCTTGACGTGGCCACGGGGAAGCTCACCACCATCCGCAAGAAGCTGCTC GATTTGGATGCCAACCTCCGAAGCCTCACAGCTCGGTTTGAGAAAGCCTCAGCAGAGAAGCTGCACTGCCAGGAGGAAGTACGGCGCAGCAGCCGCGCCATTGAGCTCGCCAACCGGCTGGTCCAGGGCCTCCAG TCAGAGAACGCTCGCTGGACGAAGGCTGTGGAGCAGTTTGAGGCCCAGCAGAAAACCCTCTGCGGAGACGTGCTCCTGTCCTCCGCGTTTGTCTCCTACCTCGGCTACTTCACCAGACCGTATCGCCAGGAACTCCTACAAAACTCATGGATCCCGTTCCTCACATCCTTGAAG GATCCCATCCCCCTAACAGACGGCCTGGACCCCATCCTCATACTCATGGACGATGCCACCATGGCAGCCTGGAGCAGTGAGGGGCTGCCAAGCGACAGGATGtccttggagaatgctgccatcctGGCAAACTGCGAGCGCTGGCCACTCATGATCGATCCACAACAGCAGGGAATCAAATGGGTCCGCAACTGGAGTGGACCCGACCTGAGAGTGGTGCAACTGGGCCAAAAGGG ATACTTGGACACTATTGAACAAGCTTTGGCCACCGGAGCAAAAGTCCTGATTGAGAACTTGGGGGAGATGATTGATCCAATTCTTGATCCTCTACTGGCAAGAAATACAATTAAGAAAGGAAG GTACATCCGATTTGCCGGTAAGGAGTGCGAGTACAACAGAGGTTTCCGGCTGCTTCTCCACACCAAGCTGGCAGCTCCCCACTATTCCCCAGAGCTTCAGGCTCACGTCACCCTCGTCAACCTCACGGTGACTCAGGCCGGCCTGGAGGATCAGCTGCTGAGGAAGGTGGTCGCCCAGGAGAGACCCGACCTGGAGATGCAGAAG TGGGCAGTCACCATGCAGCAGAATCACTTCAAGATTCAACTGAAGCAGCTGGAGGATGAGCTGTTGACCCGCATCTCAGCCGCTGAGGGTAGTTTCCTGGATGATACCGCCCTGGTGGAGAAGCTTGAGGACACTAAGCAGACCGTGACAAAAATCGAGCACAAG GTGGCGGAAGCCAAAGAGAATGAGACAGAGATCAACGCGACCCGGGAGCTGTACCGCCCAGCCGCTGAGAGGGCGTCGCTCCTCTTCTTCATCATCAAAAGCCTTCATTGCATCAACCCAATGTACCAGTTCTCTCTCAAG ACCTTTAACGGAGTGTTCCTCAAGGCCATCGAGCAAGCGGAGAGGGCCGAGGAGGTGGCAGAGAGAGTGGTCAACCTCACGGAGGCCATCACCTACTCCGTCTTCCTTTATACCAGTCGAGGCTTGTTCGAGAGGGACAAACTGACCTTCCTGTCACACATGACGTTCCAG ATTCTCCTAAAGAGTGGCTCCATCGATGCCCAGATGCTGGACTTCCTGTTGAGCTTCCCTGTGGAGTCTAGTTCTACCTCTCCAGTAAATTTTCTCTCTCCACAGGCTTGGGGGAGCATTAAG ACTATAGCCAGCCTGGATGAATTCCGAGGGCTCGATAGAGATGTGGAAGGCTCTGCGAAGCCGTGGAGGAAGCTGGTCGATTCAGAGTGGCCTGAGAAGGAGAGATTTCCCCATGACTGGAAGACTAAGACTCGTGTGCAGAAGCTCATCATTCTCCGAGCCCTACGGCCGGATAGGATGACCTACGCTCTCAG GAACTTTGTAGAAGAGAGCCTCGGATCCCGATATGTGAATGCGCCACTTACAGAATTTGAGAAGTCCTTTGAGGAGACCAGTCCTGCCTGTCCAGTGTTGTTTATCCTGTCACCTGGGGTCAACCCACTCAAAGACGTAGAGACCCTTG GACAGAAGATGGGATATACCATTGACCATGGGAGGCTGCACAGCCTGTCTCTGGGACAAGGTCAGGAGGAGATCGCAGGGCGGATCCTGGAGAGCGCATCCAGAGATGGTCACTGGGTAATTCTTCAG AACATTCACTTGGTGCCTCACTGGCTCAGCACTCTAGAGGAACTTCTAGAAAAGACTGGGGAAGGGAGTCACCCAGACTACAGAGTCTTCATTAGCGCCGAGCCAGCAGGAACCCCAGAAGAACACATCATCCCTCAAGGCATCCTGGAGAATGCCATCAAGATTACAAACGAACCGCCTTCAGGCTTGCAGGCTAACCTGCATGCAGCTCTCTGCAGCTTCAGCCAG GAGACGCTAGAGATGTGCTCACGGGAGCGAGAGTTCAGTGGGATCCTCTTCTCGCTCTGCTTCTTCCATGCCTGTGTCACTGAGAGACGAAAATTTGGCCCCCTGGGGTGGAATCATGCTTACCCTTTCAGCACAGGAGATCTCACCATCTCTGCAAACGTGCTCTGCAACTGCCTGGAAGTCAACTCTAAG GTGCCCTGGGAAGACCTTCACTACCTCTTTGGGGAGATCATGTATGGAGGACACATCACTGACGACTGGGACAGAAGACTGTGTCACACCTACCTGCAAGAGTACATGCAGCCCAGCATG TTTGAAGGGGAGCTGTCTCTCTGCCCTGGGTTTTTGGCCCCTCCCAACCTGGACTACAGTGATTACCACAACTACGTGGACAAGCACCTCCCTGCAGAAAATCCCACCCTGTATAGCTTACACTGGAATGCTGAGACCGAGTTCCTGACCAGCACATCCAACGCCCTCTTCAGGACACTGAAGGAACTACAGCCCGGAGACCGTGCCCTAGGTGACACTGCAGGACAGAGTGAAGACGACAAG GTGAAAAGTATCCTGGATGATATTTTGGAGAAGCTCCCAGAGGAATTCAACATGTTAGAAATAATGGCAAAATCTACAGAAGAGAGTCCCTATGTCTCAGTGTGTCTCCAGGAATGCGAACAAATGAATCTGTTGATTGGTGAAATATCCAGATCTTTGAGGGAGCTAGACATGGGACTGAAA GGACAGCTGACTGTCTCACCAAAAATGGAGGCCCTACAGTTGCCATTATGCTGCAATAATGTCCCAGAATCCTGGACCAAACTGGCCTACCCCTCCACATCGACTCTCGCCCAATG GTTCAAGGATCTCTTGTCCCGATGTCAAGAGCTGGACATCTGGACGCAGGACCTGACTCTCCCTCCAGTCGTGTGGCTTTCAGGGTTCTTCAACCCTCAGTCCTTCCTTACAG CCGTAATGCAGAGCATCGCCCGCAAGAATGCATGGCCTCTGGAAACAGTGCGTCTAACCGTGGACGTGACAAAGAAATTTAAGGACGACTATGGACACCCTCCACGAGAAGGTGCTTACATACATGGCCTTTACATGGAAG GTGCACGGTGGGATATGCAGAACGCCATGGTAACAGACGCCCTTCCCAAGGAGCTGGCCCCCCAGATGCCGGTCCTGTACCTCCGGGCTGCCCTGTGCGATCAGCCAGACTCAGGCAACACCTatgagtgccccctgtataagaCCAAGCTCCGTGGGCCAACCTACGTCTGGACCTTCCCCCTCAGGACCAGAGACCCGTCCTCAAAGTGGATCCTGGCCGGTGCAGCATTATTGCTGTCCGTGTGA